From one Timaviella obliquedivisa GSE-PSE-MK23-08B genomic stretch:
- a CDS encoding CHASE3 domain-containing protein, translating to MSLRRRGVLVITVPVICLLLFLGTSVYLRYSMMVATRYIIHTQDVLLESSNLLILLLNAETGARGYRSTREEEFLEPYTNAMQSLPTSISNLKKLVRNNSKQTQQVLVIEQKIRQELELLSEGINRSGALTPTAESSSPKSALLTREKEIMDQLRLDISQFQLEERRSLEIRQQLLNQQEELRGWVQLVMIAISILASLAAIYLFDRIEKSRQLGIRKLQAQSQNVAQLNQILAQTNMMLADRNQELDQFVYVSSHDLKAPLRAIANLSEWIEEDLDGQLPEEGQRHMQLLRKRVQRMDALINGLLEYSRVGRDKVSVESVNVAELLTEVIDLLAPPPNFVIEVAPMPIIQTRRLSLSQVFSNLLSNAIKHCDRLDAKIQITVDVRDQLCEFTVADNGPGIAPQHQKKIFTIFQTLDARDKTENTGIGLSIVKKLVELEGGKVWVESQPGEGAKFIFTWHTASVP from the coding sequence ATGTCACTGCGTCGCCGAGGAGTTCTTGTGATTACGGTTCCCGTTATTTGTTTACTTTTGTTTTTAGGAACCTCTGTTTATTTGCGGTATTCCATGATGGTAGCAACGAGATATATTATTCATACACAGGATGTCTTACTAGAAAGTAGTAACCTTTTAATCTTGCTTCTTAATGCCGAAACGGGTGCTCGTGGCTATAGGAGCACTCGTGAAGAAGAGTTTTTAGAGCCTTATACTAATGCCATGCAATCGTTACCCACCTCAATTAGCAATCTGAAAAAGCTAGTACGAAATAATTCTAAGCAAACGCAACAAGTATTAGTTATAGAGCAGAAAATTCGACAAGAACTTGAGTTGTTATCAGAGGGAATTAACCGTAGCGGAGCATTAACCCCAACAGCAGAGTCTTCTAGCCCAAAGAGCGCTCTTTTGACCCGAGAAAAAGAGATTATGGATCAGCTAAGGTTAGATATTAGCCAGTTTCAACTAGAAGAGCGGCGCTCACTTGAAATTCGTCAACAGTTGTTGAATCAGCAAGAGGAACTGCGGGGCTGGGTGCAACTTGTCATGATTGCCATTAGCATTTTGGCTTCGCTAGCAGCCATTTATCTATTTGACCGTATTGAAAAATCTCGGCAGTTAGGAATTAGAAAGCTGCAAGCGCAATCTCAGAATGTGGCACAGCTAAACCAAATTTTGGCTCAAACCAATATGATGCTAGCCGATCGCAATCAAGAGTTAGATCAATTTGTCTATGTGTCGTCTCATGATTTGAAAGCCCCATTACGGGCGATCGCTAATCTTTCAGAATGGATTGAAGAAGATTTAGATGGACAGCTTCCTGAGGAAGGACAGCGACACATGCAGCTTCTGCGTAAACGAGTTCAGCGAATGGATGCCTTAATTAATGGGCTGTTGGAGTATTCGCGCGTGGGGCGAGATAAGGTTTCTGTAGAATCAGTTAATGTAGCAGAATTATTGACAGAAGTGATTGATTTGTTGGCTCCTCCGCCTAACTTTGTGATTGAAGTTGCGCCAATGCCAATAATACAAACTAGACGATTGTCTTTGAGTCAAGTTTTCTCTAATCTGCTCAGCAATGCTATTAAGCACTGCGATCGCCTTGATGCGAAAATTCAAATTACAGTAGACGTTCGAGATCAGCTTTGCGAATTTACAGTAGCTGATAATGGTCCTGGAATTGCTCCACAACATCAAAAGAAAATATTCACGATTTTTCAAACCCTGGATGCCCGCGATAAAACAGAAAATACTGGAATTGGTCTATCCATTGTCAAAAAGCTTGTAGAGTTAGAAGGAGGTAAAGTCTGGGTAGAATCGCAGCCCGGAGAAGGGGCAAAGTTCATCTTTACTTGGCATACCGCATCCGTACCTTAA
- a CDS encoding iron-containing redox enzyme family protein, which produces MITSVDNRSKFSRTTDVFSTYCSVSDYAEAEQQFIQLLNLDNLDQQISQQPSLVRKFESSLTQAIESACNNDVADDAACLFLQRILYRINRLNLFWYDDLQHYKNERSYYLQQVRDRIETVWQNWETSHFDIQQYQELDVEQALTTRAEVDLNPPVTESKRYLCETLTFEGYRWLLAIVSLDGLVEASRMSRILGGASNEIQAMLIRVLMEEYGNGRFNRKHSTFFAQMMQEVGLNTEPEAYFDQAPWELLAGINHNFLLTERKRYFLRYNGGLTYFEIVGPSIYRDYMAAAGRLGLSDAAMGYWELHIREDERHGQWMLQEVAFPLAKMYPANAWELVLGYDQEKLIGDRAGAAIINTIQTAELSRNQVL; this is translated from the coding sequence ATGATTACGAGTGTAGATAATAGGTCTAAATTCTCAAGAACTACTGACGTGTTCTCAACCTATTGCAGCGTTTCTGATTATGCTGAGGCAGAGCAACAGTTTATCCAATTGCTTAATCTAGATAATCTAGATCAGCAGATCAGCCAGCAGCCTAGCTTAGTCAGAAAGTTTGAGTCAAGTTTGACACAGGCAATTGAGTCTGCTTGTAACAACGACGTTGCAGACGATGCTGCTTGTTTGTTTTTACAGCGTATTCTGTACCGAATTAATCGCTTGAACCTGTTTTGGTATGATGACCTACAACACTATAAGAACGAGCGGTCTTACTATTTGCAACAGGTACGCGATCGCATTGAGACAGTTTGGCAAAACTGGGAAACTTCACACTTTGATATTCAGCAATATCAGGAGTTGGACGTAGAGCAAGCTTTAACAACGCGCGCTGAAGTAGATTTAAATCCGCCTGTAACAGAAAGCAAGCGCTACTTGTGTGAAACTTTAACGTTTGAAGGATATCGCTGGCTCTTGGCGATTGTGTCTTTAGATGGGCTAGTTGAAGCGAGCCGAATGTCTCGGATCTTAGGAGGCGCAAGCAACGAAATCCAGGCAATGCTGATTCGTGTGTTGATGGAGGAATATGGAAACGGACGCTTCAACCGTAAGCATTCCACGTTTTTTGCTCAGATGATGCAGGAAGTAGGTCTAAACACAGAGCCAGAAGCATATTTTGATCAGGCTCCATGGGAGTTACTAGCGGGCATTAATCACAACTTTCTGTTGACCGAACGTAAACGCTACTTCCTACGCTACAACGGTGGGTTAACTTATTTTGAGATTGTAGGACCCTCAATCTATCGAGATTATATGGCTGCTGCTGGTAGGCTAGGGCTGTCAGATGCTGCTATGGGCTACTGGGAGTTGCATATTCGTGAGGATGAACGTCATGGACAATGGATGTTGCAAGAGGTTGCTTTTCCATTGGCAAAGATGTATCCCGCTAATGCTTGGGAGCTTGTATTAGGCTATGACCAAGAGAAGCTAATTGGCGATCGGGCGGGAGCAGCTATCATCAACACAATTCAAACAGCTGAATTATCAAGAAATCAAGTTTTATGA
- a CDS encoding SAM-dependent methyltransferase, translating into MFFCPEESQFYSQCLEKMIFNRCEPFEQVIEFGTGDGTPVISGLLKTRFAGTIYGYELSSSAYAVAQNRIKQYQLSDKYKIHNQCFFEGYESINANYLIANPPYIPSPDDSIYMPALHGGIDGATITNKLLSVGCQTVLLMVSAYSNPVETIQHAIDEGYSVIDFMVTPLQFGYYSSEPKVRDWITKLREEKKAFYSSNIYFLAGVLFQRKTVGKTDLSSELIKVITAL; encoded by the coding sequence GTGTTCTTCTGTCCTGAAGAATCACAATTTTATTCTCAATGCCTTGAAAAAATGATATTTAATCGGTGCGAACCCTTTGAGCAGGTCATTGAGTTTGGAACAGGTGATGGTACTCCTGTGATCAGCGGTTTGTTAAAGACAAGATTTGCTGGAACTATTTACGGTTATGAACTTAGTAGTTCTGCCTATGCAGTTGCTCAAAATAGGATTAAGCAGTATCAGCTTAGCGACAAATACAAGATTCATAATCAGTGTTTTTTTGAAGGGTATGAGTCAATTAATGCAAATTACTTAATTGCCAATCCTCCTTATATCCCTTCACCTGATGATTCCATTTATATGCCTGCCCTCCATGGAGGAATAGATGGTGCCACTATTACTAACAAGTTGTTATCAGTAGGCTGTCAAACTGTTCTATTGATGGTGTCGGCTTACTCTAACCCTGTTGAGACTATTCAACATGCGATCGATGAAGGATATAGTGTTATTGATTTCATGGTCACTCCATTGCAGTTTGGTTACTATAGCTCAGAGCCTAAAGTGAGAGATTGGATTACCAAACTGCGAGAAGAAAAGAAGGCATTTTACTCGTCTAATATTTATTTCTTAGCAGGTGTTTTATTTCAACGAAAAACTGTTGGAAAGACGGACTTATCATCTGAGCTAATTAAAGTAATTACAGCTTTGTAG
- a CDS encoding saccharopine dehydrogenase NADP-binding domain-containing protein, with translation MEKRVLVIGGRGRIGSCVLADLMAHTSANMVITGRKPNSNLFLTEQFSTDHDRSRVSYITLDLLEYEKLKTVIAQSDLVVHCAGPFRQRDTWILQSCIENRVSYIDVSDDRTFTQKALSLHEMAIASGVTAVINSGVFPGISNSMVRQGVEQLDTVRKIHLSYVVGGSGGAGVTVMRTTFLSLQQPFEAWIEGRWQSVNPYTDREIIEFQAPFGRAGVYWFDMPESFTLVNSFPVETVITKFGSVPDFYNHLTWIVAHWFPAQLMQNPRAIEFLAQISHRMTGISDRFSGTGVAVRSEITGEKEGRSVRQCSNFIHESAAVATGQGTGSIAQCILSGQLVKPGVWAVEQALSTELFEEMMRSRGLAINQAWL, from the coding sequence ATGGAAAAGCGAGTCTTAGTTATTGGCGGACGAGGACGAATTGGTAGTTGTGTCCTGGCTGACTTAATGGCTCATACCTCAGCAAATATGGTCATTACTGGGCGTAAACCTAATTCAAATCTTTTCTTAACAGAACAATTTTCAACAGACCACGATCGATCGCGAGTGAGTTATATCACACTGGATCTACTTGAGTATGAAAAATTAAAAACAGTGATAGCCCAAAGTGACCTTGTTGTTCATTGCGCAGGACCCTTCCGCCAGCGAGATACTTGGATATTACAATCCTGTATTGAAAACAGGGTTTCTTATATTGATGTGAGTGACGATCGCACCTTCACTCAAAAAGCGTTATCTCTCCATGAAATGGCGATTGCTTCAGGCGTGACTGCCGTGATCAACTCCGGTGTTTTTCCAGGTATTTCTAATAGTATGGTACGGCAGGGAGTAGAACAATTAGACACTGTTCGTAAGATTCACCTCAGTTATGTTGTGGGTGGGTCAGGCGGTGCAGGAGTCACCGTTATGCGCACAACATTTTTGAGTCTTCAGCAACCCTTTGAGGCGTGGATAGAAGGTCGATGGCAATCTGTGAATCCTTATACTGACCGAGAAATAATTGAGTTTCAGGCTCCTTTTGGTCGGGCAGGCGTTTACTGGTTTGATATGCCTGAATCTTTCACCTTAGTCAATAGTTTTCCTGTAGAAACTGTGATTACAAAATTCGGCTCTGTACCAGACTTCTATAACCATCTAACTTGGATAGTAGCTCATTGGTTTCCCGCGCAACTTATGCAGAATCCTAGAGCAATTGAGTTTTTAGCTCAGATTAGTCACAGAATGACAGGTATTAGCGATCGCTTTAGCGGTACAGGGGTAGCAGTTCGGTCAGAGATCACTGGAGAAAAAGAGGGGCGATCAGTTCGACAGTGTAGTAACTTTATACATGAAAGTGCGGCTGTGGCTACAGGTCAGGGGACAGGTAGTATTGCTCAGTGTATTTTATCTGGTCAACTGGTTAAGCCCGGCGTTTGGGCAGTTGAGCAAGCTCTAAGCACAGAATTGTTTGAGGAAATGATGCGAAGCCGTGGCTTAGCAATTAACCAAGCTTGGCTTTGA
- a CDS encoding high light inducible protein, whose protein sequence is MKTTTERPAITDAYNGQDRNAFLFGFTPQAELWNGRFAMIGFLAYLLWDLNGVSVVRDLLHLSTSSVQ, encoded by the coding sequence ATGAAAACTACAACCGAGCGTCCTGCTATTACCGATGCTTATAATGGTCAAGATCGTAACGCTTTTCTGTTTGGGTTCACACCCCAGGCAGAGTTGTGGAACGGGCGCTTTGCCATGATTGGATTTCTTGCTTATCTACTTTGGGATTTGAACGGCGTTAGTGTTGTACGAGACTTGCTGCACTTATCTACTTCCTCAGTACAGTAG
- a CDS encoding hybrid sensor histidine kinase/response regulator has translation MSSTELSKIDSILAVDDTPDNLLLLEAILSEEGYDIHTAEDGASALKHVEQSPPDLILLDVMMPGMNGYEVTQHIRKNSALPFIPILLITAFDHSSVVEGLDIGADEFVRKPVDPEELLARVRSLLRLKHSIDERELMMRQREDFVSRLTHDLRTPLVAADRMLNLFLQEAFCELSPDMKDAIAVMVRSNKSLLQMTNTLLEVHRYDAGQKSLVACPCNLWQLTCDVIQELKPLAEEKNLDLKSDFRILDGDDEMSVVMGDRLELRRVLINLIGNAIKFTEQGTIEVRVVVSLDENDDNQTNGQVNASKPWISIEVEDTGTGIESDDQIHLFERFRPGKHRRSGSGLGLYLSRRIVEAHSGKINVASTTGKGSKFVVKLPATTEQLL, from the coding sequence ATGTCTTCTACTGAACTGTCCAAAATTGACTCAATTCTAGCAGTTGACGATACCCCAGACAATTTACTTTTGCTGGAAGCCATCTTGTCGGAGGAAGGCTATGACATTCATACTGCGGAAGATGGTGCTAGTGCGCTTAAGCATGTTGAGCAGTCTCCTCCTGATTTGATTCTGTTGGATGTGATGATGCCAGGCATGAATGGTTATGAGGTAACGCAACACATCCGTAAAAATTCTGCCTTGCCTTTTATTCCTATCCTCTTAATTACTGCTTTTGATCATTCTAGCGTTGTAGAAGGGTTAGATATAGGTGCAGATGAGTTTGTCCGAAAGCCTGTCGATCCAGAAGAATTGCTAGCACGAGTGCGATCGCTCCTCCGTTTGAAGCACAGCATTGATGAGCGTGAACTGATGATGCGCCAGAGGGAGGACTTTGTTTCTCGCCTGACTCATGACTTACGAACTCCCCTGGTTGCTGCCGATCGAATGCTGAACTTATTTTTACAAGAGGCATTCTGTGAACTCTCTCCTGACATGAAAGACGCGATCGCTGTCATGGTGCGTAGTAACAAAAGCCTCTTACAAATGACTAACACTTTACTTGAGGTTCATCGTTACGATGCTGGGCAAAAATCCTTAGTAGCCTGTCCCTGTAACCTTTGGCAATTAACCTGTGACGTTATTCAAGAACTTAAGCCTTTAGCTGAAGAGAAAAACTTAGACCTAAAGTCTGACTTCAGAATCCTTGATGGAGATGATGAGATGAGTGTTGTCATGGGCGATCGCCTTGAGCTACGTCGGGTTTTGATCAATCTTATTGGCAATGCCATTAAATTTACCGAACAAGGAACTATTGAGGTGCGCGTTGTTGTTTCGTTAGATGAGAATGATGATAATCAGACTAATGGTCAAGTCAACGCATCAAAACCTTGGATTAGTATTGAAGTTGAAGATACTGGGACAGGAATTGAATCGGATGATCAAATTCATCTATTTGAAAGATTTCGTCCGGGTAAGCATCGCCGCTCTGGTAGCGGTTTAGGGCTGTATTTATCTCGTCGAATTGTTGAAGCGCACTCTGGCAAGATTAATGTTGCGTCTACGACTGGAAAGGGCAGCAAATTTGTTGTAAAACTACCTGCTACAACAGAACAGTTACTCTAA
- a CDS encoding response regulator translates to MEDQLRVLIVDDDEVDRLTVSRALKKSGVLMEQVEATTAAEAVQALTTSSFDSVFLDYSLPDQDGLELIQVLRGAGIKVPLIVLTGQGDEQIAVECMKAGASDYLSKSKIGSDRLASILKNAVRVYRAELKANLAYQQLQTSNELLSQQNEELKKQKQKIELQNLELLKASRIKSQFLATMSHELRTPMNAIIGFSQVLLRQSKGGLNIHQQTMVERILSNSRSLLELVNDILDLSKIEAGRLELRPEPCDLLQLLETTIGQLRSLADEKKLPIRVRSTLSHSRAFNDSMRVRQVLVNLISNAIKFTDSGEISIELSEPEPGRVAIAVQDSGIGIAPADLEYIFEMFQQIDQTINRKYSGTGLGLAITRSLVEMMGGEVTVQSQLGQGSLFRIDIPRFVQSDPGLSGRRS, encoded by the coding sequence ATGGAAGACCAGCTTAGGGTTTTAATTGTAGATGACGACGAGGTCGATCGCCTAACTGTTAGCCGTGCCCTCAAAAAATCTGGCGTTTTGATGGAGCAAGTTGAAGCCACAACTGCTGCGGAAGCGGTTCAGGCGCTGACAACCTCCTCCTTTGACTCTGTGTTCCTCGATTACTCTCTTCCTGATCAAGACGGACTGGAGTTAATTCAGGTTTTGCGAGGCGCAGGCATTAAAGTTCCGCTGATTGTTTTAACAGGGCAAGGCGATGAACAAATTGCTGTTGAGTGTATGAAAGCAGGTGCAAGCGACTATCTATCAAAATCCAAAATTGGGTCTGATCGATTAGCTTCTATTCTAAAAAATGCCGTGCGGGTTTATCGAGCGGAGCTAAAAGCAAACTTAGCCTATCAACAGCTTCAAACAAGCAATGAACTGTTGTCTCAACAAAACGAAGAACTGAAAAAGCAAAAGCAGAAGATCGAGTTGCAGAACTTAGAATTACTTAAAGCTTCACGGATTAAATCTCAGTTTTTAGCAACGATGTCTCATGAGTTGAGAACTCCTATGAATGCTATTATTGGGTTTTCTCAGGTGTTACTGCGCCAGAGCAAGGGAGGGCTTAATATCCATCAGCAAACGATGGTAGAACGAATCTTATCAAACAGTCGAAGTCTTTTAGAGTTAGTCAACGATATTTTAGACCTCTCAAAGATTGAGGCAGGTCGTTTAGAACTTAGACCTGAGCCTTGTGATCTGCTCCAGCTTTTAGAAACAACGATCGGGCAGTTGCGATCTTTAGCAGATGAAAAAAAACTACCGATTCGAGTCCGTTCTACTTTGTCCCATAGTCGGGCTTTTAACGACTCAATGCGCGTTCGGCAAGTGTTAGTAAACCTAATTTCTAATGCTATCAAGTTTACAGATTCTGGAGAAATTTCTATTGAGCTAAGTGAACCGGAACCTGGCAGAGTGGCGATCGCTGTTCAAGACTCAGGAATTGGCATTGCCCCTGCTGACTTAGAATATATTTTTGAGATGTTTCAACAGATAGATCAAACTATCAACCGTAAGTATAGTGGCACGGGGTTAGGGCTAGCGATTACGCGATCGTTAGTGGAAATGATGGGGGGTGAGGTTACGGTTCAGAGCCAGCTAGGGCAAGGTTCGTTGTTCAGAATTGATATTCCTAGATTTGTGCAGAGTGATCCTGGGCTGTCTGGAAGAAGATCTTGA
- a CDS encoding GlsB/YeaQ/YmgE family stress response membrane protein encodes MNLIAWIILGILAGAIAKAIYPGSQGGGILGTIILGVIGAFIGGSLLTFFQTGAVQLTATSLSIPGVFVAVLGAILAVFLWNLITRSRTV; translated from the coding sequence ATGAATCTTATTGCATGGATTATACTTGGAATTTTGGCAGGAGCAATTGCTAAGGCAATCTATCCTGGTTCTCAGGGTGGTGGAATTTTAGGAACGATAATTTTAGGAGTTATTGGTGCATTTATTGGAGGAAGCTTATTGACCTTCTTTCAGACTGGAGCGGTTCAGCTAACTGCTACCTCTCTTAGTATTCCTGGTGTATTCGTTGCAGTTCTAGGAGCTATCCTTGCTGTCTTCCTTTGGAATTTGATTACTCGCAGCAGAACAGTTTAA
- a CDS encoding response regulator — protein sequence MSPTSPDSTINILLVEDDEVDILNVKRAFKKNKITNPLYFAANGLEALEMLRGTDGQPSIVPDYRRLILLDLNMPRMNGIEFLQALRADSNLKSIPVVVLTTSAAEQDRVEASQLNIAGYLLKPVQFSEFVELMAVLNKYWTLSKMP from the coding sequence ATGTCACCTACCTCTCCTGATAGCACTATCAATATTTTGTTAGTAGAAGACGATGAGGTAGATATCCTTAACGTCAAGCGAGCCTTTAAAAAGAACAAGATTACTAATCCACTGTACTTCGCTGCCAATGGGTTAGAAGCACTAGAGATGCTGCGTGGCACTGACGGTCAGCCTTCTATCGTCCCCGACTATCGTCGCTTAATCTTGCTCGACCTGAATATGCCTCGAATGAACGGCATAGAGTTTTTGCAGGCATTGCGGGCTGATTCTAACTTGAAGTCTATCCCAGTTGTGGTTTTGACTACCTCTGCCGCAGAGCAAGATCGGGTCGAAGCTAGTCAACTTAATATAGCAGGATATTTGTTGAAGCCAGTTCAATTCTCTGAGTTTGTAGAATTGATGGCTGTTCTAAACAAATATTGGACGCTATCGAAAATGCCGTAG
- a CDS encoding catalase, with protein sequence MSQRNQVNEGTKDENLEIYRKGAGEQLTTDQGVKIDDTDNTLKIGERGSTLHEDFQFQEKLAAFDRERIPERVVHARGSGAHGYFQPYESMAEFTKAKFLQDPAVQTPVFVRFSIVGGSKGAADTVRDVRGFAVKFYTEEGNYDIVGNNIPVFFIQDAIKFPDIIHAVKPEPDHEMPQASTAHPSFWDFISLVPESTHMIMWLLSDRTLPRTYRTMEGFGVHTFRWINAEGKSSFVKYHWKPVAGVHSHTFDEAQKIAGTDPDFHRRDLWDSIEKGHYLEYELGVQIVADGEESKFDFDILDSTKIIPEEQVPVRIIGKMVLNRNPDNFFAETEQVAFQPSNVVPGVDFSDDPLLQGRLFSYHDTQLHRLGSPNFNHLPINRPVCPFHNNNQDGRMQMAVKTTRVNYSPNSLGDNRPAPSPDVEQAFVHYPEHLEGTKVRERSPSFSEHFSQATLFWNSLSAIEKDHLVEASHFELGKVSQTEIKQRMLDRFNTVDHELAKRVAEGLGMPAPEKPVSSNHGQKSEALSQANTAKGAEGRKVAILAAAGADGAQLMALKQALKEVGVEAEVVSKFGGKIKTVEGQEVMVDKTFLTSASAMFDAIYVPGGKASIEALKSSEDALHFVREAFKHCKPIAATAEGVDLLQASGLTGVSLGDSSVHDDQGVVTAGKADVSQVVKPFVQAIAQHRYWNRLKAVEVSVK encoded by the coding sequence ATGTCTCAGAGAAATCAGGTTAATGAAGGCACTAAAGATGAAAATCTTGAAATTTATCGAAAAGGGGCAGGTGAGCAGCTAACAACTGACCAAGGTGTCAAAATTGACGATACTGATAACACCTTGAAGATAGGTGAGCGAGGTTCTACTCTACACGAAGATTTTCAATTTCAAGAAAAATTGGCGGCGTTCGATCGTGAACGTATTCCTGAACGTGTGGTTCATGCAAGAGGGTCAGGTGCACACGGATACTTTCAGCCCTATGAGTCAATGGCAGAGTTTACTAAGGCAAAGTTTCTGCAAGATCCTGCGGTCCAAACTCCAGTTTTTGTCCGGTTTTCAATTGTGGGCGGCTCAAAAGGCGCAGCAGACACAGTGCGAGATGTCCGGGGATTTGCAGTTAAGTTTTACACTGAAGAAGGTAACTACGATATTGTAGGTAACAATATTCCTGTCTTCTTTATTCAAGATGCTATTAAGTTTCCAGATATCATTCATGCTGTTAAACCTGAGCCCGATCATGAAATGCCTCAGGCTTCCACTGCACATCCAAGCTTTTGGGATTTTATTTCGCTTGTGCCAGAATCTACGCACATGATTATGTGGTTGTTGTCCGATCGCACTTTGCCTAGAACTTATCGAACAATGGAAGGTTTTGGAGTTCATACCTTTCGTTGGATTAATGCAGAAGGAAAGTCTAGCTTCGTTAAATATCATTGGAAGCCTGTTGCAGGAGTCCATTCGCATACATTTGATGAAGCCCAAAAAATAGCCGGCACAGATCCAGATTTTCACCGTCGCGATTTGTGGGATTCCATTGAGAAAGGTCATTACTTAGAATACGAGCTAGGCGTGCAAATTGTTGCAGACGGAGAGGAATCGAAATTTGACTTTGATATTTTGGATTCCACTAAGATCATTCCAGAGGAGCAAGTTCCAGTTCGTATAATTGGGAAAATGGTGCTCAATCGCAATCCCGATAACTTCTTTGCAGAAACGGAGCAAGTTGCCTTTCAGCCTTCTAATGTAGTGCCTGGAGTTGACTTCAGTGATGATCCACTATTGCAGGGTCGCCTCTTCTCGTATCACGACACGCAGCTGCATCGCTTAGGCAGTCCTAACTTCAATCATCTGCCCATTAATCGTCCGGTCTGTCCTTTCCACAACAACAACCAGGATGGACGAATGCAAATGGCAGTCAAAACAACACGTGTGAACTACTCGCCGAACTCTTTAGGGGATAACCGTCCTGCCCCTTCTCCTGATGTAGAGCAAGCTTTTGTGCATTATCCTGAACATCTGGAAGGCACCAAAGTTCGGGAGCGTAGCCCTAGTTTTAGTGAACACTTTAGTCAGGCAACGCTTTTTTGGAACAGTCTTTCAGCGATCGAAAAAGATCATCTAGTTGAGGCATCGCACTTTGAGCTAGGTAAGGTTAGCCAAACAGAAATTAAACAACGGATGCTCGATCGCTTTAATACAGTTGACCATGAGTTGGCAAAACGAGTTGCAGAAGGACTAGGAATGCCTGCTCCTGAGAAACCTGTCAGTTCTAACCACGGACAAAAGTCAGAGGCTCTGAGTCAAGCAAATACAGCAAAGGGTGCCGAAGGTCGTAAAGTCGCAATTCTAGCGGCAGCAGGGGCAGATGGAGCACAACTGATGGCACTTAAGCAGGCATTGAAAGAAGTAGGAGTTGAGGCTGAAGTTGTGTCAAAGTTTGGCGGTAAGATTAAAACAGTAGAGGGTCAAGAGGTAATGGTTGATAAAACCTTTTTGACATCTGCTTCGGCGATGTTTGATGCAATCTATGTGCCAGGTGGTAAGGCAAGCATTGAGGCATTGAAATCATCTGAAGATGCCTTGCACTTTGTGAGGGAAGCCTTTAAACACTGCAAACCTATTGCGGCAACCGCGGAGGGAGTAGATTTATTGCAAGCTTCTGGTTTAACGGGTGTTTCGTTAGGCGACTCCTCTGTGCATGATGATCAAGGGGTCGTAACAGCTGGTAAGGCTGATGTTAGCCAGGTTGTCAAACCGTTTGTTCAAGCGATCGCTCAGCATCGGTACTGGAATCGTTTAAAAGCGGTTGAGGTTTCTGTTAAGTAG
- a CDS encoding response regulator transcription factor, whose translation MSKIKVVLIEDHDLTRIGLKTVLQAQENIQVVGDAANATQGLQLLQNYRPDVAMVDIGLPDLDGIELTRRFRQWQVQLEDFGTKVLILTMHDGQDSVLAAFAAGADSYCMKDIQVTQLVEAIQSTALGQSWIDPAIASVILGQVRRDVAAEASNSRGKTVEISAVGSGYEPYLGNTPLTARELEILELIVAGCSNADISQRLYITIGTVKTHVRNILNKLSADDRTQAAVRALRSGLVT comes from the coding sequence ATGAGTAAAATCAAGGTCGTTTTAATTGAAGATCACGACTTGACTCGTATTGGGCTTAAAACAGTCTTACAAGCTCAGGAAAACATTCAAGTGGTGGGAGATGCAGCCAATGCTACCCAAGGTTTGCAGCTCTTACAGAACTATCGCCCTGATGTGGCAATGGTAGATATTGGATTGCCCGATCTTGATGGAATCGAGCTTACCCGCAGGTTTCGGCAGTGGCAGGTTCAGTTAGAAGATTTTGGTACTAAGGTTTTAATCCTGACGATGCATGATGGGCAAGATTCTGTGTTGGCAGCTTTTGCGGCAGGTGCAGATTCTTACTGCATGAAAGATATTCAGGTAACTCAGTTAGTTGAAGCTATTCAATCTACAGCTTTGGGTCAATCTTGGATAGATCCAGCGATCGCCAGTGTCATTCTTGGGCAAGTTCGGCGCGATGTCGCAGCAGAGGCTTCAAACTCACGGGGCAAAACTGTCGAAATTAGTGCAGTAGGCAGTGGCTATGAGCCATATTTAGGAAATACGCCCTTAACAGCTAGGGAATTAGAAATTTTAGAGTTAATAGTAGCAGGCTGTAGCAATGCTGACATTTCACAGCGACTGTATATTACGATTGGCACAGTCAAAACTCATGTCCGTAATATTCTCAATAAACTCAGTGCCGATGATCGGACTCAAGCTGCTGTCAGAGCCTTGCGATCGGGCTTAGTCACATAA